One Balaenoptera musculus isolate JJ_BM4_2016_0621 chromosome 13, mBalMus1.pri.v3, whole genome shotgun sequence genomic region harbors:
- the LOC118905998 gene encoding wiskott-Aldrich syndrome protein homolog 1-like isoform X5 translates to MRLCGPRRAGRAGGEGRWSLGPRDHALPPWPPAARTSARRLPRSPAAGQRSRFSAGPAPASPRPRPGGASASASGGGSPRAPPRPRAGPRWGGAWRGGPVGGARRATRAVGGPAPPGRVGRCGTARAQAAALVSCPLTCPLSCPISCSLSCPSPVLSPVLLCPQLSPQPPSVPPEALSLGTGAWLCPAAAGGRGDEAQLFLRRVGDRRAGALSRLAAWTPALLLDGYRPRRGNCWLLCFRGCSGVTAVG, encoded by the coding sequence ATGCGGCTGTGCGGACCCCGGCGGGCGGGGAGGGCAGGCGGGGAGGGGCGGTGGTCCCTCGGCCCCCGGGATCACGCGTTACCTCCATGGCCACCCGCTGCCCGCACTTCCGCCCGCCGCCTCCCACGGAGCCCCGCCGCGGGTCAAAGGTCGCGCTTctccgccggccccgcccccgcgtcTCCAAGGCCGCGGCCCGGCGGCGCTTCCGCTTCCGCCTCGGGAGGTGGCTCCCCGCGCGCTCCGCCTCGCCCCCGGGCCGGCCCGCGATGGGGCGGGGCGTGGAGGGGCGGGCCCGTGGGCGGGGCCCGGCGCGCCACCAGGGCAGTGGGGGGCCCGGCCCCTCCTGGGAGGGTCGGGCGTTGTGGGACCGCGCGCGCTCAGGCGGCCGCCCTAGTCTCCTGTCCCCTCACCTGTCCCCTTAGCTGTCCCATCTCCTGTTCCCTCTCCTGTCCCTCACCTGTCCTATCTCCTGTCCTCCTGTGCCCTCAGCTGTCCCCTCAGCCCCCCTCAGTTCCCCCAGAGGCCCTTAGCCTCGGAACGGGCGCGTGGCTGTGCCCTGCGGCTGCAGGAGGCCGAGGGGACGAGGCGCAGCTGTTCCTGAGGCGAGTGGGTGACCGCAGAGCGGGAGCGCTGTCCCGCCTGGCAGCCTGGACGCCGGCCCTCCTCCTGGACG